Proteins from one Streptomyces sp. NBC_00289 genomic window:
- a CDS encoding aspartate aminotransferase family protein, translated as MSTPPLASGPEGALALRPLLDTVLGALSDGARARGGPLPAGGAEAVAARVRNAVGDVLPDDGDPDALYDLVRALAEGAADPADPLCAAHLHCPPLAVATAADLAASVLNPSLDSWDQAPAASALEALVTRALARETGAADAVVTTGGTESNQLALLLARETHGAGVRLVHGAGAHHSLPRAAWMLGLPDPVVVPAPAGTLDPAALDEALTTLPGPLLVAATAGTTDAGLIDPLPEIAARCAAHGARLHVDAAYGGGLLFSERHRGRLAGLEAADTVTLDLHKLGWQPIAAGLLTVRDARDLAALGQRADYLNADDDTEAGLPDLLGRSLRTTRRADILKIAVTLRTLGRGGLGRLVDQVCDHAHEFATLVQDHPRFELHAPPTISTVLFRPVDASDDAVAAVRRTLLTGGRAVLGRARIDGRLWLKATLLNPHTRPDDLAALLNLVEGHTPR; from the coding sequence ATGAGCACGCCGCCCCTCGCCTCCGGCCCCGAAGGTGCCCTCGCCCTGCGGCCGTTGCTCGACACCGTCCTCGGCGCGCTGAGCGACGGCGCGCGGGCGCGCGGGGGACCGCTGCCCGCGGGGGGAGCGGAAGCGGTCGCCGCACGAGTCCGGAACGCGGTGGGAGACGTCCTGCCCGACGACGGCGATCCGGACGCCCTCTACGACCTGGTCCGCGCGCTCGCCGAGGGCGCCGCCGATCCGGCGGACCCGCTGTGCGCCGCCCACCTGCACTGCCCGCCCCTCGCCGTCGCCACCGCCGCCGACCTAGCTGCCTCCGTGCTGAACCCGTCCCTCGACTCCTGGGACCAGGCCCCGGCCGCCTCCGCCCTGGAAGCGCTGGTGACCCGCGCCCTCGCCCGGGAGACGGGCGCGGCGGACGCCGTCGTCACCACCGGCGGCACCGAGTCCAACCAACTCGCCCTGCTGCTGGCCCGCGAGACGCACGGAGCCGGCGTCCGCCTCGTCCACGGCGCGGGCGCCCACCACTCGCTGCCCCGCGCCGCCTGGATGCTCGGGCTGCCCGACCCCGTCGTCGTCCCCGCCCCCGCCGGCACCCTCGACCCCGCCGCCCTCGACGAAGCCCTCACCACGCTTCCGGGCCCCCTGCTGGTCGCCGCCACCGCGGGCACCACCGACGCCGGCCTCATCGACCCGCTGCCCGAGATCGCCGCCCGGTGCGCGGCCCACGGCGCCCGGCTGCACGTCGACGCCGCCTACGGCGGAGGCCTCCTCTTCAGCGAACGGCACCGCGGCAGGCTCGCCGGCCTCGAAGCCGCCGACACCGTCACCCTCGACCTGCACAAACTCGGCTGGCAGCCGATCGCCGCCGGCCTCCTCACCGTCCGCGACGCCCGTGACCTCGCCGCACTGGGGCAGCGCGCCGACTACCTCAACGCCGACGACGACACCGAGGCCGGCCTGCCCGACCTGCTCGGCCGCTCCCTGCGCACCACCCGCCGCGCCGACATCCTCAAGATCGCCGTCACGCTGCGCACCCTCGGCCGCGGCGGCCTCGGCCGGCTCGTCGACCAGGTCTGCGACCACGCCCACGAGTTCGCCACCCTCGTCCAGGACCACCCCCGCTTCGAACTCCACGCGCCGCCCACCATCAGCACGGTCCTCTTCCGGCCGGTCGACGCCTCCGACGACGCCGTCGCCGCCGTACGCCGCACCCTGCTCACCGGCGGCCGCGCCGTCCTCGGCCGGGCCCGAATCGACGGGCGGCTCTGGCTCAAGGCCACCCTCCTCAACCCCCACACCCGGCCCGACGACCTGGCCGCCCTCCTGAACCTGGTGGAAGGACACACCCCCCGATGA
- a CDS encoding VWA domain-containing protein, with protein MYDDAVPGQDANVYHLRQKCLPTYLVIDASSSMQPHQNTLNQTLTQLHATISESPRVSEFAHMSLIAFSTDAHLIIEMTDLDRIQAMPEVVCNGLTNYSAAFDLVRSRIETDVDDLRSMGMAVLRPVMFLLTDGAPTDKGWHDAFRRLVNRSWPRYPHVISYGFGAANPDVLGKVATKAAFLAEAGTDQDHALLQALGSLLNSLVASSRAGEMQIPRSAPGFTEQPVSDEYLTVSAEYMD; from the coding sequence ATGTACGACGACGCGGTACCCGGCCAGGACGCCAACGTCTACCACCTGCGGCAGAAATGCCTGCCGACCTACCTCGTGATCGACGCGTCGAGTTCGATGCAACCGCACCAGAACACCCTCAACCAGACCCTCACCCAACTGCACGCCACCATTTCCGAAAGCCCTCGGGTATCGGAATTCGCTCACATGTCTTTGATCGCTTTCTCGACGGACGCACACCTGATCATCGAGATGACCGATCTCGATCGGATTCAGGCGATGCCGGAAGTCGTGTGCAACGGGCTCACCAACTACTCCGCCGCCTTCGACCTCGTACGCAGCCGTATCGAAACAGACGTCGACGACCTGCGCAGCATGGGCATGGCCGTACTGCGCCCCGTCATGTTCCTCCTCACCGACGGCGCCCCCACCGACAAGGGCTGGCACGACGCGTTCCGGCGACTCGTCAACCGCTCCTGGCCGCGCTACCCGCACGTCATCAGCTACGGCTTCGGCGCGGCCAACCCGGACGTCCTCGGCAAGGTCGCCACCAAGGCCGCCTTCCTCGCCGAGGCCGGAACCGACCAGGACCACGCCCTGCTCCAGGCACTCGGCAGCCTGCTCAACTCGCTCGTCGCCTCCTCACGCGCGGGCGAGATGCAGATCCCCCGCTCCGCCCCCGGCTTCACCGAACAGCCGGTCAGCGACGAGTACCTGACCGTCTCCGCCGAGTACATGGACTGA
- a CDS encoding SDR family oxidoreductase codes for MSGICDGRVVVVTGAGRGLGRAHAHAFAAEGARLVVNDLGVGLDGTPGPDSPAGLVADEIRAAGGEAVAHAGDIATDAGAASLVTTALETYGRLDTLVNNAGFLRDRMLVNLDEDGWNAVLRVHLTGHFLPLRHAAAHWRAETKAGRTPTARIVNTSSGAGLLGSVGQGNYSAAKAGIVALTLVAAAELGRYGVQVNAIAPAARTRMTEGAFADTMTAPAAGFDAMAPQNVSPLVVWLGSPASTGVTGRVFETEGGRITVMEGWRRGPTVDRNTRWAPSEAGEAALKLLARAEIPGAVYGG; via the coding sequence ATGAGCGGAATCTGCGACGGACGGGTCGTCGTCGTCACCGGCGCCGGCCGCGGCCTCGGCCGGGCCCACGCACACGCCTTCGCCGCCGAGGGCGCCCGGCTCGTCGTCAACGACCTCGGCGTCGGCCTCGACGGCACACCGGGCCCCGACAGCCCGGCCGGCCTGGTCGCCGACGAGATCCGGGCGGCCGGCGGCGAGGCGGTGGCCCACGCCGGCGACATCGCCACCGACGCCGGGGCCGCGTCCCTGGTGACGACCGCCCTGGAGACCTACGGCCGTCTCGACACCCTCGTCAACAACGCGGGCTTCCTGCGCGACCGGATGCTCGTCAACCTCGACGAGGACGGCTGGAACGCCGTCCTGCGCGTCCACCTCACCGGCCACTTCCTGCCCCTGCGGCACGCCGCCGCACACTGGCGCGCCGAGACCAAGGCCGGCCGCACCCCGACCGCCCGGATCGTCAACACCAGCAGCGGAGCGGGCCTGCTGGGCTCGGTCGGACAGGGCAACTACAGCGCCGCGAAGGCCGGGATCGTCGCCCTGACCCTGGTCGCGGCGGCCGAACTCGGCCGCTACGGCGTCCAGGTCAACGCGATCGCCCCAGCGGCCAGGACCCGGATGACGGAAGGCGCGTTCGCCGACACCATGACCGCACCGGCGGCCGGCTTCGACGCGATGGCCCCGCAGAACGTCTCGCCCCTGGTCGTCTGGCTCGGCTCGCCCGCGAGTACGGGCGTCACCGGCCGCGTCTTCGAGACGGAGGGCGGCCGGATCACCGTCATGGAGGGCTGGCGCCGGGGCCCGACCGTCGACAGGAACACCCGGTGGGCCCCGTCCGAGGCGGGCGAGGCGGCACTGAAGCTGCTGGCGCGCGCTGAGATACCGGGGGCGGTGTACGGCGGGTGA
- a CDS encoding enoyl-CoA hydratase family protein: MGVSTSSPEKGISVVTVDFPPVNALPVRGWFALADAVRAAGRDPGVRCVVLAAEGRGFNAGVDIKEIQAQGQGALVGANRGCFEAFAAVYECEVPVVAAVQGFCLGGGIGLVGNADMIVASEDATFGLPELDRGALGAATHLARLVPQHLMRALYYTARTATAAELHAHGSVWRVVPRAELRAAALEPAREIAAKDGELIRLAKAAINGIDPVDVRRSYRFEQGFTFEAGVSGVADRVRAGFGKLGKEGG, encoded by the coding sequence ATGGGTGTCTCCACCTCGTCCCCGGAAAAGGGGATTTCCGTCGTCACGGTCGACTTCCCGCCGGTGAACGCGCTGCCGGTGCGGGGCTGGTTCGCGCTGGCCGACGCCGTGCGCGCGGCCGGCCGGGACCCCGGCGTCCGGTGTGTGGTGCTGGCCGCCGAGGGCCGCGGCTTCAACGCGGGCGTGGACATCAAGGAGATACAGGCGCAGGGGCAGGGCGCCCTGGTCGGCGCCAACCGCGGCTGCTTCGAGGCCTTCGCGGCGGTGTACGAGTGCGAGGTCCCCGTGGTGGCGGCGGTGCAGGGTTTCTGCCTGGGCGGCGGCATCGGTCTGGTGGGCAACGCGGACATGATCGTGGCGAGCGAGGACGCCACGTTCGGCCTGCCCGAGCTGGACCGGGGGGCGCTGGGCGCCGCCACGCATCTGGCCCGGCTGGTCCCGCAGCACCTGATGCGCGCCCTGTACTACACCGCGCGCACGGCCACCGCCGCCGAGCTGCACGCGCACGGCTCGGTGTGGCGGGTGGTGCCGCGTGCGGAGTTGCGCGCCGCGGCGCTGGAGCCGGCCCGGGAGATCGCCGCCAAGGACGGAGAGCTGATCCGGCTGGCCAAGGCCGCCATCAACGGCATCGATCCGGTGGACGTGCGCCGCAGTTACCGCTTCGAGCAGGGCTTCACCTTCGAGGCGGGTGTCAGCGGGGTGGCCGACCGGGTCCGCGCCGGCTTCGGGAAGCTCGGGAAGGAGGGTGGGTAG
- a CDS encoding protein phosphatase 2C domain-containing protein, giving the protein MSSYGGAGIYGGTGTHGGADTHRSAGAHAGAPAIADSGRPEHGNTWPASPRHDALLVADGPHRPPPTAPTAAGARTSATAPAPVAADESVPRFGAGSKAQRFPWLLPVRPAASGVAADEAHLGDLAVRAASLVGPGHRCQEPATARQDAYRLARDATGDHLLLAVADGVSSSAHAELGAAVAAGTAVNHLRRRLDEPDGAARLSATELFEETATAMRREATRRGLDPSDVCAVLFTAVIPARPAPTGERTMWAAWLGDASLWRLEDERWRYAAGDRKGATAGYDSNAVTHTLPADPHAARETRLALRAGDVISLVSDGVGDGLATIEELNAYLAGRWQRPLPIAAYLNDVGFDAERFLDDRTSVTVWIAPDNRPRPPGGPAGEWTGPAGGSPEPAGEWTGPAGGSPGPVGEWSGGLNGWPT; this is encoded by the coding sequence GTGTCGTCCTACGGGGGCGCGGGCATCTACGGAGGCACCGGAACCCACGGGGGCGCGGACACCCACAGGTCCGCCGGGGCACACGCGGGTGCGCCCGCCATCGCGGACAGCGGGCGGCCGGAACACGGGAACACGTGGCCCGCCTCGCCCCGGCACGACGCCCTGCTCGTGGCCGACGGCCCACACCGGCCCCCGCCCACAGCACCCACCGCCGCCGGCGCCCGCACCTCGGCAACCGCCCCGGCCCCGGTCGCGGCCGATGAGTCCGTACCGCGCTTCGGGGCGGGCTCCAAGGCCCAGCGTTTCCCCTGGCTGCTGCCGGTCAGGCCGGCCGCCTCCGGCGTCGCAGCCGACGAGGCACACCTCGGCGACCTCGCCGTACGAGCCGCCTCGCTCGTCGGCCCGGGACACCGCTGCCAGGAACCGGCCACCGCCCGCCAGGACGCCTACCGCCTGGCCCGCGACGCGACGGGCGACCACCTGCTGCTGGCCGTCGCCGACGGCGTCTCCAGCAGCGCCCACGCCGAACTCGGCGCCGCCGTCGCGGCCGGCACCGCCGTCAACCACCTCAGACGCCGCCTCGACGAGCCCGACGGCGCGGCACGACTCTCGGCGACGGAACTCTTCGAGGAAACCGCCACGGCGATGCGCCGGGAGGCCACGCGACGCGGACTGGACCCCTCCGACGTGTGCGCGGTCCTGTTCACCGCGGTGATCCCCGCCCGCCCGGCGCCGACCGGCGAGCGCACCATGTGGGCCGCCTGGCTCGGCGACGCCTCCCTCTGGCGGCTCGAGGACGAACGCTGGCGCTACGCCGCCGGCGACCGCAAGGGGGCGACCGCCGGCTACGACTCCAACGCCGTGACCCACACCCTCCCCGCCGACCCGCACGCGGCCCGCGAGACCAGGCTCGCCCTGCGCGCCGGTGACGTGATCTCGCTGGTGTCCGACGGGGTCGGCGACGGTCTCGCCACCATCGAGGAACTCAACGCCTACCTGGCCGGCCGCTGGCAGCGGCCGCTGCCCATCGCCGCGTACCTCAACGACGTCGGCTTCGACGCCGAACGGTTCCTGGACGACCGTACGTCGGTGACCGTCTGGATCGCCCCCGACAACCGGCCCCGGCCGCCCGGCGGACCGGCTGGTGAGTGGACCGGACCGGCCGGCGGATCGCCCGAACCGGCCGGCGAGTGGACCGGACCGGCCGGCGGATCGCCCGGACCGGTCGGCGAGTGGAGCGGCGGTCTGAACGGGTGGCCGACATGA
- a CDS encoding chorismate mutase translates to MTTSNTASGDVDPAVGQELARLRDSIDNIDAAVVHMLAERFKCTQQVGHLKARHQLPPADPGREARQIARLRALAESAKLDPAFAEKFLNFIIAEVIHHHERIAEDTGNGTATLAN, encoded by the coding sequence ATGACCACCAGCAACACCGCGAGCGGTGACGTCGACCCCGCCGTCGGCCAGGAACTCGCCCGGCTCCGCGACAGCATCGACAACATCGACGCGGCCGTCGTCCACATGCTCGCCGAGCGCTTCAAGTGCACCCAGCAGGTCGGCCACCTCAAGGCGAGGCACCAGCTGCCGCCCGCCGACCCGGGCCGCGAGGCACGCCAGATCGCCCGCCTGCGCGCGCTGGCCGAAAGCGCCAAGCTGGACCCGGCGTTCGCTGAGAAGTTCCTGAATTTCATCATCGCCGAGGTGATCCACCACCACGAGCGCATCGCCGAGGACACCGGCAACGGCACGGCGACCCTCGCGAACTGA
- the pepN gene encoding aminopeptidase N, with protein sequence MSVLTRDEAQSRARLLDVHRYTIDLDLTTGDETFDSRTVIRFSVIEDHDATDTFVELKPAELRSVTLDGQPLDPDALDENRLPLKNLTTGEHELRVDAAMRYSRTGEGMHRFSDPSDGETYVYTQLFMDDVQRVFAAFDQPDLKAVFDLSVRAPEGWTVLANGITEPLGDGRWQAATTPLISTYLVAVAAGPWHSVRTEHRDLPFGIHCRRSLAPHLDADADEILEITKQCYDRYHEKFEEPYPFDSYDQAFVPEFNAGAMENPGLVTFRDEFVYRSAVTDTERQTRAMVIAHEMAHMWFGDLVTLRWWDDIWLNESFAEYMGYQTLTEATRFTDTWTDFGVARKSWGYDADQRPSTHPVAPENVDDTASALLNFDGISYAKGASALRQLVAWLGEKDFLAGINTHFARHRFANATLADFIDSLAGATERDVHAWADAWLRTTGVDTLTPRVAPAADGTCTLTVDRTGSRPHRIAAGLYDLDVADHDRNLVLRERLDLDIPQPAPQPIGKRPALLLLNDGDLTYAKVRFDAGSFETVRAALSGLPEPLTRAVVWNALRDAVRDGGGDSAGTTVEPPLTAAAYLEVARTHLPRETDLALVQGVLAFATTHVADRYLAPEQRPAALATLTALCRDLIRRTEDGDNPGLRLIAVRHFIDVAAHPDTIAAWLADGTVPGGPELDPELRWRVLARLAVLGATDEAAIAAELDRDPSATGQEGAARCRAALPDPEAKRAAWEAMFVRDDLSNYLFTATARGFWQPEQADLVREYVQRYYEDAVAVAARRGPAIADAAGRWAFPAHAVDTDTLRLGEECLRDADPIPALRRKLVDQLDDLARALRVRGSR encoded by the coding sequence ATGTCCGTACTGACGCGCGACGAAGCGCAGAGCCGTGCCCGGCTCCTCGATGTCCACCGCTACACGATCGACCTCGACCTGACCACCGGCGACGAGACCTTCGACTCCCGCACGGTCATCCGGTTCAGCGTCATCGAGGACCACGACGCCACGGACACCTTCGTCGAGCTCAAGCCCGCCGAGCTGCGCTCCGTCACCCTCGACGGACAACCCCTCGACCCGGACGCCCTGGACGAGAACCGGCTGCCGCTGAAGAACCTCACCACCGGCGAGCACGAACTGCGCGTCGACGCGGCCATGCGCTACTCCCGCACCGGCGAGGGCATGCACCGCTTCTCCGACCCCTCCGACGGCGAGACCTACGTCTACACACAGCTGTTCATGGACGACGTGCAGCGCGTCTTCGCCGCCTTCGACCAGCCCGACCTCAAGGCCGTCTTCGACCTGTCCGTGCGGGCTCCCGAAGGCTGGACCGTCCTCGCCAACGGCATCACCGAGCCGCTCGGCGACGGCCGCTGGCAGGCCGCGACCACCCCGCTGATCTCCACCTACCTCGTCGCCGTCGCCGCCGGCCCCTGGCACTCCGTGCGCACCGAACACCGCGACCTGCCGTTCGGCATCCACTGCCGCCGCTCCCTGGCCCCCCACCTGGACGCGGACGCCGACGAGATCCTCGAGATCACCAAGCAGTGCTACGACCGCTACCACGAGAAGTTCGAGGAGCCCTACCCCTTCGACTCCTACGACCAGGCGTTCGTCCCCGAGTTCAACGCCGGCGCCATGGAGAACCCGGGCCTGGTCACCTTCCGCGACGAGTTCGTCTACCGCTCCGCCGTGACCGACACCGAGCGGCAGACCCGCGCCATGGTCATCGCCCACGAGATGGCCCACATGTGGTTCGGCGACCTGGTCACCCTGCGCTGGTGGGACGACATCTGGCTGAACGAGTCCTTCGCCGAGTACATGGGCTACCAGACCCTCACCGAGGCCACCCGCTTCACCGACACCTGGACCGACTTCGGTGTCGCCCGCAAGTCCTGGGGCTACGACGCCGACCAGCGCCCCTCCACCCACCCCGTCGCGCCCGAGAACGTCGACGACACCGCCTCCGCGCTCCTCAACTTCGACGGCATCTCCTACGCCAAGGGCGCCTCCGCGCTGCGCCAACTCGTCGCCTGGCTCGGCGAGAAGGACTTCCTGGCCGGCATCAACACGCACTTCGCCCGCCACAGGTTCGCCAACGCCACCCTCGCCGACTTCATCGACTCCCTCGCCGGCGCCACCGAACGCGACGTCCACGCCTGGGCCGACGCCTGGCTGCGCACCACCGGCGTCGACACCCTCACCCCGCGCGTGGCCCCCGCCGCCGACGGCACCTGCACCCTCACCGTCGACCGCACCGGCAGCCGCCCCCACCGCATCGCCGCGGGCCTCTACGACCTCGACGTCGCCGACCACGACCGCAACCTCGTCCTGCGCGAACGCCTCGACCTCGACATCCCGCAGCCCGCCCCCCAGCCCATCGGCAAGCGCCCGGCCCTGCTCCTCCTCAACGACGGCGACCTGACCTACGCCAAGGTCCGCTTCGACGCCGGCTCCTTCGAGACCGTCCGCGCCGCGCTCTCCGGCCTGCCCGAACCGCTCACCCGCGCGGTCGTCTGGAACGCCCTCCGGGACGCCGTCCGCGACGGCGGCGGCGACTCCGCGGGTACGACCGTGGAGCCCCCGCTCACCGCCGCCGCCTACCTGGAGGTCGCCCGCACCCACCTCCCGCGCGAGACGGACCTCGCCCTCGTCCAGGGCGTCCTCGCCTTCGCCACCACCCATGTCGCCGACCGCTACCTCGCCCCCGAGCAGCGTCCGGCCGCCCTCGCCACCCTCACCGCCCTGTGCCGCGACCTCATCCGCCGCACCGAGGACGGCGACAACCCCGGCCTGCGCCTGATCGCCGTACGCCATTTCATCGACGTCGCCGCCCACCCCGACACCATCGCCGCCTGGCTCGCCGACGGCACCGTGCCCGGCGGCCCCGAACTCGACCCCGAGCTGCGCTGGCGCGTCCTCGCCCGGCTCGCCGTCCTCGGCGCCACCGACGAGGCCGCCATCGCCGCCGAACTGGACCGCGACCCGAGCGCCACCGGCCAGGAAGGCGCCGCCCGCTGCCGGGCCGCGCTGCCCGACCCCGAGGCGAAGCGCGCGGCCTGGGAGGCGATGTTCGTCCGCGACGACCTGTCCAACTACCTGTTCACGGCCACCGCCCGGGGCTTCTGGCAGCCCGAACAGGCCGACCTCGTACGGGAGTACGTGCAGCGCTACTACGAGGACGCGGTCGCCGTCGCCGCCCGCCGCGGCCCCGCCATCGCCGACGCGGCCGGCCGGTGGGCCTTTCCCGCCCACGCCGTCGACACCGACACCCTGCGCCTCGGCGAGGAATGCCTGCGCGACGCCGACCCGATCCCGGCCCTGCGCCGCAAGCTCGTCGACCAACTCGACGACCTGGCACGGGCGTTGCGGGTCCGGGGCTCCCGCTGA
- a CDS encoding SDR family oxidoreductase: MSGRTVLVTGGTRGVGAGIARAFAEAGADVVTCARRPPEVPVPGTEFVPVDLRDPAAVRALLGALPRLDVLVNNAGGTPYRSLGDADAERHARVVELNLLAPLTVSLAAHEHLRRARGAVVMIGSVSGSRPSPGSAAYGAAKAGLEHLARSMAVEWAPEIRVNTLVVGMVRTELAHLHYGGEDGIEAVSRTVPLGRLAAPADVGAAAVFLASDAAAYITGASLLVHGGGERPAFLDAATANKEK; this comes from the coding sequence CTGAGCGGCAGGACCGTGCTCGTCACCGGCGGCACCCGAGGCGTTGGCGCCGGGATCGCCCGGGCCTTCGCCGAGGCCGGCGCCGACGTCGTCACCTGTGCCCGACGGCCACCCGAAGTCCCCGTCCCGGGCACCGAGTTCGTGCCCGTCGACCTGCGCGACCCCGCGGCCGTACGCGCCCTCCTCGGCGCCCTGCCCCGCCTCGACGTCCTCGTCAACAACGCGGGCGGCACCCCCTACCGGAGCCTGGGCGACGCGGACGCCGAACGGCACGCCCGGGTCGTCGAGCTGAACCTCCTCGCTCCGCTGACGGTCTCCCTCGCCGCCCACGAGCACCTCCGGCGGGCCCGGGGCGCCGTCGTCATGATCGGCAGCGTCAGCGGCAGCCGCCCCTCACCCGGCTCGGCGGCCTACGGAGCGGCCAAGGCCGGCCTCGAGCACCTGGCGCGCTCCATGGCCGTCGAATGGGCGCCGGAGATCCGCGTCAACACCCTGGTCGTCGGCATGGTCCGCACCGAACTGGCCCACCTCCACTACGGCGGCGAGGACGGCATCGAGGCCGTCTCCCGCACCGTGCCGCTCGGCCGCCTCGCCGCACCCGCCGACGTCGGCGCGGCCGCGGTGTTCCTCGCCTCCGACGCCGCCGCCTACATCACCGGGGCGAGCCTGCTCGTGCACGGCGGCGGGGAGCGGCCCGCGTTCCTGGACGCCGCGACCGCCAACAAGGAGAAGTGA
- a CDS encoding two-component system response regulator, producing MPSDARILIVDDHEDTLYALESALAPLGYRLGRATSGDEALKQVLRGQVGLLLLDVRMPGVSGLDVVRYLRRLEQTQRIPVILLTGFGADHGLTSTAFGLGVADLVMKPVDPWVLRTKVRYLFDAHQRHLALEAEVRELRALVKDHAEAPERPVRPALPHPDARMPTAGLTPNSGVREAPQGRTPGSPDRTRT from the coding sequence ATGCCGTCGGATGCCAGGATCCTCATCGTCGACGACCACGAGGACACGCTGTACGCGCTGGAGAGCGCACTGGCCCCACTGGGCTACCGGCTGGGCCGCGCCACCAGCGGCGACGAGGCGCTCAAACAGGTGCTGCGCGGCCAGGTCGGCCTCCTTCTGCTCGACGTGCGCATGCCCGGCGTCAGCGGCCTCGACGTGGTCCGCTACCTGCGGCGCCTGGAGCAGACCCAGCGCATCCCCGTCATCCTGCTCACCGGCTTCGGCGCCGACCACGGACTGACCTCCACCGCCTTCGGGCTCGGCGTCGCCGACCTCGTCATGAAACCCGTCGACCCGTGGGTGCTGCGCACCAAGGTCCGCTATCTCTTCGACGCCCACCAGCGCCACCTCGCCCTGGAGGCGGAGGTGCGCGAGCTGCGCGCCCTGGTCAAGGACCACGCCGAGGCACCGGAGCGCCCCGTCCGCCCCGCCCTGCCGCATCCCGACGCCCGTATGCCCACAGCGGGCCTGACGCCGAATTCCGGCGTGAGGGAAGCGCCCCAGGGGCGCACACCCGGGAGCCCGGACCGGACCCGGACATAG
- a CDS encoding lysine N(6)-hydroxylase/L-ornithine N(5)-oxygenase family protein has protein sequence MSHPPAPNPPRHQPDAPRDLVGIGIGPFNLSLAALAHPLTGLDTVFYEQRPAFDWHPGLLIDGATIQVPFLADLVTLVDPASPWSFLSHLKARDRLFPFYFGERFHIRRAEYDAYCRWVSEQLPGLHFSHQVDAVRWNPERDVFEVDFTQLDSDGEAEALGRTYTRNVVLGIGTEPHVPEPLKPLVEAPAVPVVHASDYLAHRDTFLAAEHVTVIGSGQSGAEVFLDLLRSRPAGRERLHWLSRTEAFAPMEYSKLGLEHFTPDYTRYFHALAEPVRDRLVASQWQLHKGIDADTLAAIHDELYHRTLNGGWPDAVLNPGVRVRTAGRIATTRVELHLEHVQQNTRSRLTTDAVVLATGYRERPLDRILAGLDPYVRRDSRERPRVDEQFRLLLDPSVSATGCHVYVQNAERHTHGIGTPDLGLAAWRSATILNSLTGRETYPLPTRTAFTAFGLQQQPHIPSARRATPALTPLAEGR, from the coding sequence ATGAGCCACCCCCCGGCCCCCAACCCCCCACGCCACCAGCCCGACGCGCCCCGCGACCTGGTCGGCATCGGCATCGGACCGTTCAACCTCTCCCTCGCCGCCCTCGCCCACCCCCTCACCGGACTCGACACCGTCTTCTACGAACAGCGCCCCGCCTTCGACTGGCACCCCGGCCTCCTCATCGACGGTGCCACCATCCAAGTCCCCTTCCTCGCCGACCTGGTGACCCTCGTCGACCCCGCCAGCCCCTGGTCGTTCCTCAGCCACCTCAAGGCCCGCGACCGCCTGTTCCCCTTCTACTTCGGCGAGCGCTTCCACATCCGGCGCGCCGAGTACGACGCCTACTGCCGCTGGGTGTCCGAGCAACTGCCCGGACTGCACTTCTCTCACCAGGTGGACGCCGTCCGCTGGAATCCCGAACGCGACGTCTTCGAGGTCGACTTCACGCAGCTCGACTCCGACGGGGAGGCCGAGGCCCTCGGCCGCACGTACACCAGGAACGTCGTCCTCGGCATCGGCACCGAACCCCATGTGCCCGAGCCCCTCAAGCCCCTGGTCGAGGCGCCCGCCGTGCCGGTCGTCCACGCCTCGGACTACCTCGCCCACCGTGACACGTTCCTCGCCGCCGAACACGTCACCGTCATCGGCTCGGGACAGTCCGGCGCCGAGGTCTTCCTCGACCTGCTGCGTTCCCGCCCCGCCGGCCGCGAGAGGCTCCACTGGCTCAGCCGCACCGAGGCGTTCGCGCCCATGGAGTACTCCAAGCTCGGACTCGAGCACTTCACCCCCGACTACACGCGCTACTTCCACGCCCTCGCCGAACCCGTCCGCGACCGCCTCGTCGCCTCGCAGTGGCAGCTCCACAAGGGCATCGACGCCGACACCCTCGCCGCCATCCACGACGAGCTCTACCACCGCACCCTGAACGGCGGCTGGCCCGACGCGGTCCTGAACCCCGGCGTCCGCGTCCGCACCGCCGGCCGTATCGCCACCACCAGGGTCGAGCTGCATCTCGAACACGTCCAGCAGAACACCCGCTCCCGCCTCACCACCGACGCCGTCGTCCTCGCCACCGGCTACCGCGAACGCCCCCTGGACCGCATCCTCGCCGGACTCGACCCCTACGTGCGCCGCGACAGCCGCGAACGTCCGCGCGTCGACGAGCAGTTCCGCCTCCTCCTCGACCCGTCCGTCTCGGCCACCGGCTGCCATGTCTACGTCCAGAACGCCGAACGGCACACCCACGGCATCGGCACCCCCGACCTCGGTCTCGCCGCCTGGCGCAGCGCCACCATCCTCAACTCCCTGACAGGCAGGGAGACCTACCCACTGCCCACGCGCACCGCCTTCACCGCCTTCGGGCTGCAACAGCAGCCCCACATCCCGTCCGCCCGGCGCGCGACACCAGCCCTCACGCCCCTGGCCGAGGGCCGCTGA